Proteins from one Eriocheir sinensis breed Jianghai 21 chromosome 27, ASM2467909v1, whole genome shotgun sequence genomic window:
- the LOC127004239 gene encoding proton-coupled folate transporter-like isoform X2, translating into MVSSTMFRIVACEDSGCLNAKNSSRVSCSGLSLAASDQAALSLMMASVMCHNGNDASTSEEPPPAPSTPATSPIPAAAATEEAPQVLARRVTVEPVLFVHNLCSQVMWLASQDLQIDKACAVNVGLSDDICANLGDHDALESTVQDLVTSMLMYRSIFEASIKAVWLLMLGAWSDRYSRQLPLIISICGLGGEALVYLIISFLPSWPVETVLVASVPYSLSGGTHALLMICFAYLADASKPGERTVRMGLLDAAYYFGSPVGMAVAGPLLDAAGYRAAFILTIALYVVTVVYVVVRFSNERKKSTNTEEPEMSKCKQCQTSCDVTHLYKAVQVTVQPRPHHITCFILLLILAMLCDSLPVWGESNVKYLFTQKVMDWTHTQYSHWGTFASLLSVCVMVIVVPFLSLVVHLPDAWVGVLGGASRTASSIIYGCVTSPDLSWLMWMGAVVGSAKNMAPVAIRSLLSQLSGSNEIGRIFAVMAMAETLVVLAAAPLYKTVYSATIDSRAGTYNFLSAGFNIILTLILLFLAIQLKKVWRLLREKSERPTQCDTNSSSVSEITGA; encoded by the exons ATGGTTTCTTCAACGATGTTCAGGATTGTTGCGTGTGAAGACTCTGGATGTCTGAATGCCAAGAACTCGTCTAGGGTTAGCTGCTCTGGGTTGTCTCTAGCAGCCTCTGACCAAGCTGCCTTGTCCCTCATGATGGCTTCTGTcatg TGTCATAATGGGAACGACGCCTCGACTTCTGAGGAGCCTCCCCCTGCCCCGTCTACCCCCGCCACGTCGCCGattcctgccgccgccgccaccgaggAGGCGCCGCAGGTGTTGGCGCGGCGGGTGACGGTGGAGCCCGTGCTGTTCGTACACAATCTTTGCTCCCAGGTGATGTGGCTGGCCTCACAGGACCTGCAGATCGATAAGGCTTGTGCT GTAAATGTTGGGTTGAGCGACGACATCTGCGCAAACCTGGGCGACCACGACGCGCTGGAGAGCACGGTGCAGGATTTGGTGACCAGCATGCTCATGTACCGCTCCATTTTCGAGGCTTCCATCAAG GCAGTGTGGCTGTTGATGCTGGGGGCGTGGAGTGACCGGTACAGCAGGCAACTCCCACTCATCATTTCCATCTGTGGCCTCGGAGGAGAAGCTCTGGTGTACCTGATCatctccttcctaccttcgtGGCCCGTGGAAACTGTCCTGGTGGCCTCGGTGCCCTACTCACTCAGCGGGGGCACCCATGCACTCCTCATGATCTGTTTTGCATACCTGGCCGATGCTTCAAAACCTG GTGAGCGCACAGTCCGCATGGGTCTGCTGGATGCTGCCTACTACTTTGGCTCCCCGGTGGGCATGGCAGTGGCTGGCCCTCTTCTGGATGCTGCTGGCTACCGGGCTGCCTTCATCCTGACCATAGCCCTCTATGTGGTCACTGTTGTCTATGTAGTTGTGAGGTTCagcaatgagaggaaaaaatctaCAAACACAGAG gAGCCTGAAATGAGTAAGTGTAAGCAGTGCCAGACCTCCTGTGATGTGACTCATCTGTACAAGGCAGTGCAGGTGACAGTGCAGCCCCGGCCCCACCACATCACCTGCTTCATTCTTCTGCTTATTCTTGCCATGCTGTGTGATTCTTTGCCTGTATGGG GTGAGAGCAACGTTAAATATCTGTTTACTCAGAAAGTCATGGATTGGACCCACACCCAATACAGCCACTGGGGAACCTTTGCCTCTCTGCTTAGTGTCTGTG tgatggtgatagtggttccCTTCCTGAGTCTGGTGGTCCACCTTCCTGATGCCTGGGTGGGGGTCCTTGGTGGGGCCTCACGCACAGCGTCAAGCATCATTTATGGCTGCGTCACGTCCCCTGACCTCTCCTGGCTGATGTGGATGG GTGCGGTGGTGGGCAGCGCTAAAAACATGGCTCCTGTTGCTATTCGTTCCCTTCTTTCACAGCTGTCAGGCAGTAATGAGATTG GCCGGATCTTTGCTGTGATGGCCATGGCAGAGACGCTGGTGGTGCTGGCCGCTGCTCCGCTCTACAAGACTGTATATTCTGCCACCATTGACAGCCGTGCAGGAACCTACAATTTTCTTTCAGCTGGCTTCAACATCATTTTAACACTTATATTACT GTTTCTGGCGATTCAGTTAAAGAAGGTGTGGAGATTGCTtcgagaaaaaagtgaaaggccAACTCAATGTGACACCAACTCCTCTTCAGTATCAGAGATAACAG gAGCCTGA
- the LOC127004241 gene encoding achaete-scute complex protein T5-like — protein sequence MIDKMESGKTDQTEEVSSCTDSNNNNNDGNCVEQRRPTRLAEKYGLRPRTIIRRLQLERTREDIPQRQFKTSKNRPPPLSKYRRKTANARERHRMKEINDAFETLRRVLPDFCSRRAAAAMTKITTLKLAVSYIRALSHILEDGHPGDITFFDGLNLAEIAMSSSPAPPDGHARPVHYAAHVGHNANGAPEFASPAASVAASPTLPRTSLSSGSDLSDLLSDDSCVFEDNLDAFDDIPALAEADPFALLMTPDTEAMALTS from the coding sequence ATGATCGACAAGATGGAATCAGGGAAGACGGACCAGACTGAGGAGGTATCGTCGTGTACcgacagtaataacaataacaacgacgGTAACTGTGTGGAGCAGCGCCGGCCCACTCGGTTGGCAGAGAAGTATGGGCTGAGGCCCCGGACTATCATCAGACGGCTGCAGCTGGAGAGAACCAGAGAGGACATCCCACAGCGGCAGTTCAAGACTTCTAAGAATCGTCCCCCTCCACTGTCCAAGTATAGAAGAAAGACAGCCAACGCGCGCGAGAGGCACCGCATGAAAGAAATTAACGACGCCTTCGAAACCCTTCGCCGTGTGCTGCCAGACTTCTGCAGTCGGCGCGCGGCAGCAGCCATGACCAAGATCACGACCCTCAAGCTGGCCGTCAGTTACATTAGGGCGCTGTCACACATCCTGGAAGACGGGCACCCCGGGGACATAACGTTCTTTGACGGCTTGAACTTGGCAGAAATAGCAATGAGCAGCTCCCCGGCTCCTCCGGACGGCCACGCCCGCCCCGTCCACTACGCCGCCCACGTCGGCCACAACGCCAATGGGGCACCGGAGTTTGCTTCACCCGCAGCATCGGTCGCAGCGTCCCCCACGCTGCCTCGCACCTCCCTGAGCAGCGGCAGCGACCTGAGTGACCTGCTCTCTGACGACTCCTGCGTCTTCGAGGACAACCTTGACGCGTTTGATGACATCCCCGCCCTGGCCGAGGCCGACCCCTTCGCCCTCCTCATGACGCCAGACACAGAGGCCATGGCGCTCACTTCCTAG
- the LOC127004240 gene encoding endoplasmic reticulum-Golgi intermediate compartment protein 3-like yields the protein MFRSVSEKLRKWDAYPKTLEDFQVKTFSGGAVTLVTVIIMGMLFMYELHDYLTPKLAEDLFVDTTRGSKLKINIDVVFPSIPCNRLSLDAMDLSGEQHINIHHNIYKRKLDMDGRPIDDPERQEHIGHGTKESDAAAGQGNQTKALSDSPKCGSCYGANTKEDQCCNTCEEVKDAYRTKGWAVQSLREIEQCVREGQLVEITELPNEGCQIYGYLEVNRVGGNFHLAPGKSFQHNHLHIHDVQQFRTSDFDLTHRIRHLSFGAKIPGKTNPIDGTEFKTEKGPKSINYYLKIVPTTYEKIDGSTLSTNQFSVTQHQKNILGAMDGGLPGVFFSYELSPMMVKYTEQHKSLGHFLTGLCAIVGGVFNVAGFLYNFIGFAHQRLQQKIEIGKTT from the exons ATGTTTCGCTCAGTGTCCGAAAAGCTTCGGAAATGGGACGCTTACCCCAAGACTCTGGAGGACTTCCAAGTGAAGACTTTTTCAGGAGGAGCAG TGACACTCGTGACTGTGATCATTATGGGAATGCTTTTCATGTATGAACTGCATGACTATCTCACTCCCAAGCTTGCAGAAGATCTCTTTGTTGATACTACAAGAGGAAGCAAACTGAAGATCAATATAGATGTTGTCTTTCCAAGCATTCCCTGTAACA GGCTGAGCCTGGATGCCATGGACCTGAGTGGAGAGCAGCACATCAACATTCATCACAACATATACAAGCGCAAGCTTGACATGGATGGAAGGCCAATAGATGACCCTGAGCGACAGGAAC ACATCGGCCACGGGACCAAGGAGTCTGATGCAGCAGCTGGCCAAGGCAACCAGACAAAGGCGCTGTCTGACTCACCTAAATGTGGCAGTTGTTATGGGGCCAACACAAAAGAGGACCA ATGTTGTAACACctgtgaggaggtgaaggatgcaTACCGTACAAAGGGTTGGGCTGTGCAGTCCCTCAGGGAGATTGAGCAATGTGTAAGAGAGGGCCAGCTGGTTGAGATCACTGAGCTTCCCAATGAAGGCTGTCAGATCTACGGCTACCTAGAAGTGAACAGG GTGGGTGGCAACTTTCATCTTGCTCCTGGAAAGTCATTCCAACATAATCACCTTCACA TTCATGACGTTCAGCAGTTCCGCACCTCAGACTTTGACCTGACACACCGCATCCGTCACTTAAGTTTTGGTGCCAAAATACCTGGCAAGACAAACCCCATTGATGGCACTGAATTCAAGACAGAAAAGGGGCCCAAGAGCATCAACTATTACCTAAAGATTGTGCCGACAACTTATGAGAAGATTGATGGTTCAACACTTTCCACCAACCAGTTTTCTGTTACACAACACCAAAAG aACATTCTAGGAGCCATGGATGGGGGCTTACCAGGTGTTTTCTTCTCCTATGAATTATCTCCAATGATGGTGAAATATACAGAACAACACAA GTCTCTTGGGCACTTCCTCACAGGCCTTTGTGCCATTGTTGGAGGTGTGTTCAATGTTGCAGGCTTCCTCTACAACTTTATTGGGTTTGCCCACCAAAGGCTTCAACAGAAAATTGAAATTGGAAAAACTACCTAA
- the LOC127004239 gene encoding proton-coupled folate transporter-like isoform X3, with translation MTGTGKCHNGNDASTSEEPPPAPSTPATSPIPAAAATEEAPQVLARRVTVEPVLFVHNLCSQVMWLASQDLQIDKACAVNVGLSDDICANLGDHDALESTVQDLVTSMLMYRSIFEASIKAVWLLMLGAWSDRYSRQLPLIISICGLGGEALVYLIISFLPSWPVETVLVASVPYSLSGGTHALLMICFAYLADASKPGERTVRMGLLDAAYYFGSPVGMAVAGPLLDAAGYRAAFILTIALYVVTVVYVVVRFSNERKKSTNTEEPEMSKCKQCQTSCDVTHLYKAVQVTVQPRPHHITCFILLLILAMLCDSLPVWGESNVKYLFTQKVMDWTHTQYSHWGTFASLLSVCVMVIVVPFLSLVVHLPDAWVGVLGGASRTASSIIYGCVTSPDLSWLMWMGAVVGSAKNMAPVAIRSLLSQLSGSNEIGRIFAVMAMAETLVVLAAAPLYKTVYSATIDSRAGTYNFLSAGFNIILTLILLFLAIQLKKVWRLLREKSERPTQCDTNSSSVSEITDKDYQSPRPVRRNATKLPYSSQDHMRPMGS, from the exons ATGACTGGAACGGGAAAG TGTCATAATGGGAACGACGCCTCGACTTCTGAGGAGCCTCCCCCTGCCCCGTCTACCCCCGCCACGTCGCCGattcctgccgccgccgccaccgaggAGGCGCCGCAGGTGTTGGCGCGGCGGGTGACGGTGGAGCCCGTGCTGTTCGTACACAATCTTTGCTCCCAGGTGATGTGGCTGGCCTCACAGGACCTGCAGATCGATAAGGCTTGTGCT GTAAATGTTGGGTTGAGCGACGACATCTGCGCAAACCTGGGCGACCACGACGCGCTGGAGAGCACGGTGCAGGATTTGGTGACCAGCATGCTCATGTACCGCTCCATTTTCGAGGCTTCCATCAAG GCAGTGTGGCTGTTGATGCTGGGGGCGTGGAGTGACCGGTACAGCAGGCAACTCCCACTCATCATTTCCATCTGTGGCCTCGGAGGAGAAGCTCTGGTGTACCTGATCatctccttcctaccttcgtGGCCCGTGGAAACTGTCCTGGTGGCCTCGGTGCCCTACTCACTCAGCGGGGGCACCCATGCACTCCTCATGATCTGTTTTGCATACCTGGCCGATGCTTCAAAACCTG GTGAGCGCACAGTCCGCATGGGTCTGCTGGATGCTGCCTACTACTTTGGCTCCCCGGTGGGCATGGCAGTGGCTGGCCCTCTTCTGGATGCTGCTGGCTACCGGGCTGCCTTCATCCTGACCATAGCCCTCTATGTGGTCACTGTTGTCTATGTAGTTGTGAGGTTCagcaatgagaggaaaaaatctaCAAACACAGAG gAGCCTGAAATGAGTAAGTGTAAGCAGTGCCAGACCTCCTGTGATGTGACTCATCTGTACAAGGCAGTGCAGGTGACAGTGCAGCCCCGGCCCCACCACATCACCTGCTTCATTCTTCTGCTTATTCTTGCCATGCTGTGTGATTCTTTGCCTGTATGGG GTGAGAGCAACGTTAAATATCTGTTTACTCAGAAAGTCATGGATTGGACCCACACCCAATACAGCCACTGGGGAACCTTTGCCTCTCTGCTTAGTGTCTGTG tgatggtgatagtggttccCTTCCTGAGTCTGGTGGTCCACCTTCCTGATGCCTGGGTGGGGGTCCTTGGTGGGGCCTCACGCACAGCGTCAAGCATCATTTATGGCTGCGTCACGTCCCCTGACCTCTCCTGGCTGATGTGGATGG GTGCGGTGGTGGGCAGCGCTAAAAACATGGCTCCTGTTGCTATTCGTTCCCTTCTTTCACAGCTGTCAGGCAGTAATGAGATTG GCCGGATCTTTGCTGTGATGGCCATGGCAGAGACGCTGGTGGTGCTGGCCGCTGCTCCGCTCTACAAGACTGTATATTCTGCCACCATTGACAGCCGTGCAGGAACCTACAATTTTCTTTCAGCTGGCTTCAACATCATTTTAACACTTATATTACT GTTTCTGGCGATTCAGTTAAAGAAGGTGTGGAGATTGCTtcgagaaaaaagtgaaaggccAACTCAATGTGACACCAACTCCTCTTCAGTATCAGAGATAACAG aTAAGGACTACCAGTCCCCTCGTCCAGTTAGGAGGAATGCTACCAAGTTGCCATACAGCAGTCAAGATCACATGCGACCCATGGGATCATGA
- the LOC127004239 gene encoding proton-coupled folate transporter-like isoform X1, translating into MVSSTMFRIVACEDSGCLNAKNSSRVSCSGLSLAASDQAALSLMMASVMCHNGNDASTSEEPPPAPSTPATSPIPAAAATEEAPQVLARRVTVEPVLFVHNLCSQVMWLASQDLQIDKACAVNVGLSDDICANLGDHDALESTVQDLVTSMLMYRSIFEASIKAVWLLMLGAWSDRYSRQLPLIISICGLGGEALVYLIISFLPSWPVETVLVASVPYSLSGGTHALLMICFAYLADASKPGERTVRMGLLDAAYYFGSPVGMAVAGPLLDAAGYRAAFILTIALYVVTVVYVVVRFSNERKKSTNTEEPEMSKCKQCQTSCDVTHLYKAVQVTVQPRPHHITCFILLLILAMLCDSLPVWGESNVKYLFTQKVMDWTHTQYSHWGTFASLLSVCVMVIVVPFLSLVVHLPDAWVGVLGGASRTASSIIYGCVTSPDLSWLMWMGAVVGSAKNMAPVAIRSLLSQLSGSNEIGRIFAVMAMAETLVVLAAAPLYKTVYSATIDSRAGTYNFLSAGFNIILTLILLFLAIQLKKVWRLLREKSERPTQCDTNSSSVSEITDKDYQSPRPVRRNATKLPYSSQDHMRPMGS; encoded by the exons ATGGTTTCTTCAACGATGTTCAGGATTGTTGCGTGTGAAGACTCTGGATGTCTGAATGCCAAGAACTCGTCTAGGGTTAGCTGCTCTGGGTTGTCTCTAGCAGCCTCTGACCAAGCTGCCTTGTCCCTCATGATGGCTTCTGTcatg TGTCATAATGGGAACGACGCCTCGACTTCTGAGGAGCCTCCCCCTGCCCCGTCTACCCCCGCCACGTCGCCGattcctgccgccgccgccaccgaggAGGCGCCGCAGGTGTTGGCGCGGCGGGTGACGGTGGAGCCCGTGCTGTTCGTACACAATCTTTGCTCCCAGGTGATGTGGCTGGCCTCACAGGACCTGCAGATCGATAAGGCTTGTGCT GTAAATGTTGGGTTGAGCGACGACATCTGCGCAAACCTGGGCGACCACGACGCGCTGGAGAGCACGGTGCAGGATTTGGTGACCAGCATGCTCATGTACCGCTCCATTTTCGAGGCTTCCATCAAG GCAGTGTGGCTGTTGATGCTGGGGGCGTGGAGTGACCGGTACAGCAGGCAACTCCCACTCATCATTTCCATCTGTGGCCTCGGAGGAGAAGCTCTGGTGTACCTGATCatctccttcctaccttcgtGGCCCGTGGAAACTGTCCTGGTGGCCTCGGTGCCCTACTCACTCAGCGGGGGCACCCATGCACTCCTCATGATCTGTTTTGCATACCTGGCCGATGCTTCAAAACCTG GTGAGCGCACAGTCCGCATGGGTCTGCTGGATGCTGCCTACTACTTTGGCTCCCCGGTGGGCATGGCAGTGGCTGGCCCTCTTCTGGATGCTGCTGGCTACCGGGCTGCCTTCATCCTGACCATAGCCCTCTATGTGGTCACTGTTGTCTATGTAGTTGTGAGGTTCagcaatgagaggaaaaaatctaCAAACACAGAG gAGCCTGAAATGAGTAAGTGTAAGCAGTGCCAGACCTCCTGTGATGTGACTCATCTGTACAAGGCAGTGCAGGTGACAGTGCAGCCCCGGCCCCACCACATCACCTGCTTCATTCTTCTGCTTATTCTTGCCATGCTGTGTGATTCTTTGCCTGTATGGG GTGAGAGCAACGTTAAATATCTGTTTACTCAGAAAGTCATGGATTGGACCCACACCCAATACAGCCACTGGGGAACCTTTGCCTCTCTGCTTAGTGTCTGTG tgatggtgatagtggttccCTTCCTGAGTCTGGTGGTCCACCTTCCTGATGCCTGGGTGGGGGTCCTTGGTGGGGCCTCACGCACAGCGTCAAGCATCATTTATGGCTGCGTCACGTCCCCTGACCTCTCCTGGCTGATGTGGATGG GTGCGGTGGTGGGCAGCGCTAAAAACATGGCTCCTGTTGCTATTCGTTCCCTTCTTTCACAGCTGTCAGGCAGTAATGAGATTG GCCGGATCTTTGCTGTGATGGCCATGGCAGAGACGCTGGTGGTGCTGGCCGCTGCTCCGCTCTACAAGACTGTATATTCTGCCACCATTGACAGCCGTGCAGGAACCTACAATTTTCTTTCAGCTGGCTTCAACATCATTTTAACACTTATATTACT GTTTCTGGCGATTCAGTTAAAGAAGGTGTGGAGATTGCTtcgagaaaaaagtgaaaggccAACTCAATGTGACACCAACTCCTCTTCAGTATCAGAGATAACAG aTAAGGACTACCAGTCCCCTCGTCCAGTTAGGAGGAATGCTACCAAGTTGCCATACAGCAGTCAAGATCACATGCGACCCATGGGATCATGA
- the LOC127004239 gene encoding proton-coupled folate transporter-like isoform X4, translating to MMASVMCHNGNDASTSEEPPPAPSTPATSPIPAAAATEEAPQVLARRVTVEPVLFVHNLCSQVMWLASQDLQIDKACAVNVGLSDDICANLGDHDALESTVQDLVTSMLMYRSIFEASIKAVWLLMLGAWSDRYSRQLPLIISICGLGGEALVYLIISFLPSWPVETVLVASVPYSLSGGTHALLMICFAYLADASKPGERTVRMGLLDAAYYFGSPVGMAVAGPLLDAAGYRAAFILTIALYVVTVVYVVVRFSNERKKSTNTEEPEMSKCKQCQTSCDVTHLYKAVQVTVQPRPHHITCFILLLILAMLCDSLPVWGESNVKYLFTQKVMDWTHTQYSHWGTFASLLSVCVMVIVVPFLSLVVHLPDAWVGVLGGASRTASSIIYGCVTSPDLSWLMWMGAVVGSAKNMAPVAIRSLLSQLSGSNEIGRIFAVMAMAETLVVLAAAPLYKTVYSATIDSRAGTYNFLSAGFNIILTLILLFLAIQLKKVWRLLREKSERPTQCDTNSSSVSEITDKDYQSPRPVRRNATKLPYSSQDHMRPMGS from the exons ATGATGGCTTCTGTcatg TGTCATAATGGGAACGACGCCTCGACTTCTGAGGAGCCTCCCCCTGCCCCGTCTACCCCCGCCACGTCGCCGattcctgccgccgccgccaccgaggAGGCGCCGCAGGTGTTGGCGCGGCGGGTGACGGTGGAGCCCGTGCTGTTCGTACACAATCTTTGCTCCCAGGTGATGTGGCTGGCCTCACAGGACCTGCAGATCGATAAGGCTTGTGCT GTAAATGTTGGGTTGAGCGACGACATCTGCGCAAACCTGGGCGACCACGACGCGCTGGAGAGCACGGTGCAGGATTTGGTGACCAGCATGCTCATGTACCGCTCCATTTTCGAGGCTTCCATCAAG GCAGTGTGGCTGTTGATGCTGGGGGCGTGGAGTGACCGGTACAGCAGGCAACTCCCACTCATCATTTCCATCTGTGGCCTCGGAGGAGAAGCTCTGGTGTACCTGATCatctccttcctaccttcgtGGCCCGTGGAAACTGTCCTGGTGGCCTCGGTGCCCTACTCACTCAGCGGGGGCACCCATGCACTCCTCATGATCTGTTTTGCATACCTGGCCGATGCTTCAAAACCTG GTGAGCGCACAGTCCGCATGGGTCTGCTGGATGCTGCCTACTACTTTGGCTCCCCGGTGGGCATGGCAGTGGCTGGCCCTCTTCTGGATGCTGCTGGCTACCGGGCTGCCTTCATCCTGACCATAGCCCTCTATGTGGTCACTGTTGTCTATGTAGTTGTGAGGTTCagcaatgagaggaaaaaatctaCAAACACAGAG gAGCCTGAAATGAGTAAGTGTAAGCAGTGCCAGACCTCCTGTGATGTGACTCATCTGTACAAGGCAGTGCAGGTGACAGTGCAGCCCCGGCCCCACCACATCACCTGCTTCATTCTTCTGCTTATTCTTGCCATGCTGTGTGATTCTTTGCCTGTATGGG GTGAGAGCAACGTTAAATATCTGTTTACTCAGAAAGTCATGGATTGGACCCACACCCAATACAGCCACTGGGGAACCTTTGCCTCTCTGCTTAGTGTCTGTG tgatggtgatagtggttccCTTCCTGAGTCTGGTGGTCCACCTTCCTGATGCCTGGGTGGGGGTCCTTGGTGGGGCCTCACGCACAGCGTCAAGCATCATTTATGGCTGCGTCACGTCCCCTGACCTCTCCTGGCTGATGTGGATGG GTGCGGTGGTGGGCAGCGCTAAAAACATGGCTCCTGTTGCTATTCGTTCCCTTCTTTCACAGCTGTCAGGCAGTAATGAGATTG GCCGGATCTTTGCTGTGATGGCCATGGCAGAGACGCTGGTGGTGCTGGCCGCTGCTCCGCTCTACAAGACTGTATATTCTGCCACCATTGACAGCCGTGCAGGAACCTACAATTTTCTTTCAGCTGGCTTCAACATCATTTTAACACTTATATTACT GTTTCTGGCGATTCAGTTAAAGAAGGTGTGGAGATTGCTtcgagaaaaaagtgaaaggccAACTCAATGTGACACCAACTCCTCTTCAGTATCAGAGATAACAG aTAAGGACTACCAGTCCCCTCGTCCAGTTAGGAGGAATGCTACCAAGTTGCCATACAGCAGTCAAGATCACATGCGACCCATGGGATCATGA